In one Mycobacteroides chelonae genomic region, the following are encoded:
- a CDS encoding amidohydrolase codes for MSDIILTAATVITMDDERPRAEAIAVSGNRIVAVGSLAECTSALPGAPVISTGAGALLPGFVEPHGHPFMSGVITEAPVRSIAPWKAQSWDDVVAAFHAALAETDPSEPLIFSGFDALLHEHPAPDARELDQIFGDRVAAITDNSGHGIYFGTALMKLHGWDGAPPADPVGGHYQRNTDGSLNGRGFEVPVLTEVLAPLIAGMGNPLRSAALFFSAMARAGYTSASDMSYDRQLKPAYEALAAAPSCPLRVSLWEMSTTETYTESEEFTVDEDMLRKTGVKLWTDGAVWVGTGATSFPYVDSDATRRAAIDPTTAGGTRSLNYSRQQLDVILDKAAPLGWQMAFHSNGDLAVELALDAYEAALQRHGLLGTDHRWRLEHVGGATRAQLDRAARLGVHVSMSPFQYYFWGDLLDGHIFDHEHGSQWQPFADAVASGACVSLHNDGSVSPPSPLTNIQTVTARRTRAGNVHGAEQAITLDEALRAQTINAARTLQRDRLIGSIAVGKLADFVELSHDPYGIDPARLTEDISIKGTWVGGRRVDLDTFLGAFLDATDTDHSSAPVAPIKHCC; via the coding sequence ATGTCTGACATCATCCTGACGGCCGCCACCGTGATCACGATGGACGATGAGCGGCCCCGCGCCGAGGCCATCGCGGTATCGGGAAACCGCATCGTCGCGGTGGGATCGCTCGCGGAATGCACCTCGGCGCTCCCCGGCGCCCCGGTGATCAGCACCGGGGCAGGCGCCCTTTTACCTGGTTTCGTTGAGCCACACGGACATCCGTTCATGAGCGGTGTCATCACCGAAGCTCCCGTGCGCTCCATCGCCCCTTGGAAGGCCCAGAGCTGGGATGACGTCGTCGCCGCGTTTCACGCGGCGCTCGCCGAGACCGATCCATCAGAACCATTGATTTTCAGCGGATTCGACGCACTCCTACACGAACACCCCGCACCCGATGCCCGTGAGCTGGACCAGATCTTCGGTGATCGCGTCGCCGCAATCACCGATAACTCCGGACATGGAATCTATTTCGGCACAGCACTCATGAAGCTACACGGCTGGGACGGAGCCCCGCCTGCAGACCCGGTGGGCGGGCATTACCAGCGCAACACCGACGGCAGTCTCAACGGACGTGGGTTCGAGGTTCCCGTACTCACCGAGGTACTGGCACCGCTGATCGCCGGAATGGGCAATCCGCTGCGTTCGGCCGCGCTGTTCTTCTCGGCGATGGCCCGCGCGGGATACACATCAGCCTCGGACATGTCCTACGACCGGCAGCTCAAGCCCGCCTACGAGGCACTCGCCGCGGCTCCTTCATGCCCACTTCGGGTCAGTCTGTGGGAGATGTCTACCACCGAAACTTATACCGAGTCAGAGGAATTCACGGTCGACGAGGATATGCTACGTAAGACCGGCGTCAAGCTGTGGACCGACGGCGCGGTGTGGGTCGGGACGGGCGCGACGTCGTTCCCCTACGTCGACTCGGATGCGACCCGCAGGGCAGCCATCGACCCGACTACCGCAGGCGGAACACGTTCGTTGAACTACTCCCGCCAGCAGCTCGATGTCATCCTGGACAAGGCCGCGCCCCTGGGTTGGCAGATGGCATTCCATTCCAACGGTGACCTTGCCGTGGAGCTGGCACTCGATGCCTATGAGGCAGCACTACAGCGACACGGCTTGCTCGGCACCGATCACCGGTGGCGGCTCGAACACGTCGGAGGCGCCACCCGCGCCCAGCTGGACCGTGCCGCCCGGCTGGGTGTACACGTCTCCATGTCGCCCTTCCAGTACTACTTCTGGGGAGATCTGTTGGACGGCCACATCTTCGACCACGAGCACGGCAGCCAGTGGCAGCCCTTCGCCGATGCGGTCGCCTCAGGGGCGTGCGTGTCGCTGCACAACGACGGATCCGTCTCACCGCCCTCTCCGTTGACAAACATCCAGACGGTGACGGCCCGGCGCACACGTGCCGGCAATGTCCATGGCGCCGAACAGGCCATCACCCTCGATGAGGCGCTGCGTGCGCAGACCATCAACGCGGCTCGCACACTGCAACGAGACCGCCTCATCGGTTCCATCGCTGTCGGCAAGCTCGCCGATTTCGTCGAACTGTCACACGATCCGTACGGAATTGATCCCGCACGACTCACCGAGGACATCAGCATCAAGGGCACCTGGGTCGGTGGCCGACGGGTGGACCTCGATACGTTTCTCGGTGCCTTCCTCGATGCCACCGACACTGACCACAGCTCCGCCCCGGTGGCCCCGATCAAGCACTGTTGCTAA
- a CDS encoding non-ribosomal peptide synthetase — translation MESISRDEIKATVADLIGIAPQEISDVDDLITLGLDSIRMMTLAGGWRKRGSRITFAQLAAEPSVQSWHALLGEGVAPVAEVGDGVTPIDTPDTPEDAVEDEPFPLATMQHAYWIGRSEDQELGGVAAHLYVEFDGGAIDPERLRRAVEQLVAAHPMLRTRFLPDGTQQTLTAPERDVFSVVDLRGRADDAIEAALAELRERKTHQRLAIEDGQVLDVTLTLRDEENSRLHLDVDMLAGDAMSYRVLVSDLAALYHGAAQPELGYTYRRYRTEQRGDESARERDRQWWSERLDELPGAPELPTVPVSERAEPHRTVRYDYWLEPHAKQQLLAAAHQRGITPAMAMAAVFAETVGGWSAQSRFLLNVPLFHRESVHPDIDRVIGDFTSSIMLDVDLTDQMSVADRARALQRNMYESGAHSAYPGLNVLRDLGRHRGEPVLAPVVYTSALNLGELFAKSVMDTFGEPVWIISQGPQVLLDAQVTEVRGGLLLNWDVRESAFPAGMVDTMFARYTDAVAALCTGDDGWNADAAVRLPASQAEVRRAVNATDGPVSGRCLHEGFFDFAKTQPGASAVVWGFGDEDGVWTYGDLAAQALAVAGALQARGVRPGDAVAVQLPKGRDQILAVLGVLAAGATYIPIGFDQPARRRASILETGGVAMAITVPGADIPVPSLSIDEARNHGEPLAAPVIPATDAIAYVIFTSGSTGTPKGVDVPHRGAMNTIDAVNEWFDVGPTDRVLALSALEFDASVYDIFGMFSVGGSLVAVDVAQRAEATTWVDLLRRHKVSILNCVPSMLDMILEIGGNGLGDSLRAVTLGGDWVGADLATRLAQQVPGCRFSGLGGATETSIHNTICEVVGDPPAHWATVPFGVPLRNVRCRVVSPAGRDCPDWVPGEFWVGGANVAAGYRKDPERTAERFVEYDGLRWYRTGDMARYWPDGTIEFLGRADHQVQIRGYRVELGEVESALRMVPGVRHAVAAIVGGDAPILVAAVSGTPDRSADYATLLADLVPSYMVPARVELLDQMPLTPNGKIDRGAVTALLDEAATTATDSAPRDDLDTALADLMAGVLGLESIGVYDDFFAQGGDSVLATTVIARVRDWLSVEHALVGDLFATRTVAGLADRLKQREIELGTPDRLAVVAGHYLEIAAMTDEEILAGTT, via the coding sequence ATGGAATCAATCAGCAGGGACGAGATCAAGGCGACCGTCGCAGACCTCATCGGGATTGCTCCCCAAGAGATCTCGGACGTTGATGACCTCATCACGCTCGGGCTGGACTCGATTCGCATGATGACTCTGGCCGGTGGATGGCGTAAGCGCGGCAGCCGCATCACCTTTGCGCAGCTCGCTGCCGAGCCGTCGGTCCAGTCCTGGCATGCGCTGTTGGGAGAGGGTGTGGCACCGGTCGCGGAGGTTGGCGACGGCGTCACGCCCATCGACACCCCGGACACCCCGGAGGACGCGGTGGAGGATGAGCCCTTCCCGTTGGCCACCATGCAGCACGCCTACTGGATTGGCCGTTCGGAGGATCAGGAGCTCGGTGGTGTGGCCGCGCACCTGTACGTCGAATTCGACGGTGGAGCAATCGATCCCGAGCGGCTTCGGCGGGCAGTTGAGCAGCTCGTCGCGGCACATCCGATGTTGCGCACCAGGTTTTTGCCCGACGGCACCCAGCAGACTCTGACCGCCCCCGAGCGTGATGTCTTCAGCGTGGTGGACCTGCGCGGACGTGCGGATGATGCGATCGAGGCGGCATTGGCCGAGCTCCGTGAACGCAAGACGCATCAGCGTTTGGCGATCGAGGACGGCCAGGTGCTCGATGTCACCCTGACCCTGCGCGACGAGGAGAACAGCCGGCTACACCTGGATGTGGACATGCTGGCCGGTGATGCGATGAGCTACCGGGTGCTGGTTTCCGATCTGGCCGCGCTGTATCACGGTGCGGCACAACCGGAGTTGGGGTACACCTATCGGCGGTATCGCACCGAGCAGCGCGGCGACGAGTCGGCGCGCGAGCGTGACCGTCAATGGTGGAGCGAGCGGCTGGACGAGCTGCCGGGTGCGCCGGAGCTGCCCACCGTGCCGGTGAGTGAACGGGCCGAACCGCACCGCACCGTGCGCTATGACTACTGGCTTGAACCGCACGCCAAGCAGCAGCTGCTGGCGGCCGCACATCAGCGCGGCATCACCCCCGCGATGGCGATGGCCGCGGTGTTCGCCGAAACCGTCGGAGGGTGGTCGGCGCAAAGCCGGTTCCTGCTGAATGTCCCGCTGTTCCATCGCGAATCGGTGCACCCCGATATCGACAGGGTGATCGGCGATTTCACCTCCTCGATCATGCTCGACGTCGATCTCACCGACCAGATGTCGGTGGCCGACCGCGCTCGCGCGTTGCAGCGCAATATGTACGAGAGCGGAGCGCATTCGGCGTACCCGGGGCTCAATGTGCTCCGGGACCTGGGCAGGCATCGCGGTGAGCCGGTGTTGGCACCCGTGGTGTACACCAGCGCGCTGAATCTGGGAGAGCTGTTCGCCAAGTCGGTCATGGACACCTTTGGCGAACCGGTCTGGATCATTTCCCAGGGACCGCAGGTCCTGCTGGATGCGCAGGTCACCGAGGTACGTGGCGGACTGCTGCTCAACTGGGATGTGCGTGAGTCGGCCTTCCCGGCCGGCATGGTCGACACCATGTTCGCGCGTTACACCGATGCGGTGGCCGCGCTCTGCACCGGTGATGACGGCTGGAATGCCGATGCGGCCGTGCGGCTTCCGGCCTCGCAGGCCGAGGTCAGACGCGCCGTCAATGCGACCGACGGCCCGGTGAGCGGCCGATGCCTGCACGAAGGATTCTTCGATTTCGCGAAGACCCAACCCGGCGCATCCGCGGTGGTGTGGGGCTTCGGCGACGAGGACGGGGTCTGGACCTACGGCGACCTGGCCGCGCAGGCCCTGGCAGTGGCCGGCGCGCTGCAGGCTCGTGGCGTTCGGCCCGGCGACGCGGTGGCGGTGCAGTTGCCCAAGGGGCGCGATCAGATTCTCGCCGTGCTCGGTGTACTTGCCGCCGGGGCGACGTACATCCCGATCGGATTCGACCAGCCCGCCCGCCGCCGTGCCAGCATCCTCGAGACCGGTGGTGTCGCGATGGCGATAACCGTTCCGGGCGCTGATATTCCGGTGCCGTCGCTGTCCATTGATGAGGCCCGGAATCACGGTGAGCCGCTGGCCGCCCCGGTCATTCCCGCGACTGATGCGATCGCATATGTCATCTTCACCTCGGGCTCGACCGGCACTCCCAAGGGTGTGGACGTACCGCACCGCGGGGCGATGAACACCATCGATGCCGTCAACGAGTGGTTCGACGTCGGCCCCACCGATAGGGTGCTGGCGCTCTCGGCGCTGGAGTTCGATGCTTCCGTGTACGACATCTTCGGCATGTTCTCGGTCGGCGGATCATTGGTGGCGGTCGACGTCGCACAGCGCGCCGAGGCCACCACGTGGGTGGACCTGTTGCGGCGCCACAAGGTTTCGATTCTCAACTGTGTGCCGAGCATGCTGGACATGATCTTGGAGATCGGCGGTAACGGCCTGGGTGACTCGCTGCGGGCTGTCACATTGGGCGGTGACTGGGTGGGCGCTGACCTGGCGACGCGTCTGGCTCAACAGGTGCCGGGCTGCAGGTTCTCCGGCTTGGGCGGAGCCACCGAGACGTCCATCCACAACACCATCTGCGAAGTGGTGGGAGACCCGCCCGCGCACTGGGCGACAGTGCCTTTCGGTGTTCCGCTGCGTAACGTCCGGTGCCGGGTGGTCTCACCCGCGGGTCGTGATTGCCCGGACTGGGTCCCCGGCGAGTTCTGGGTGGGCGGCGCCAATGTCGCGGCCGGATACCGCAAGGACCCCGAACGCACCGCGGAACGATTCGTCGAGTACGACGGACTGCGCTGGTATCGGACGGGCGACATGGCCAGGTACTGGCCGGACGGAACCATCGAGTTTCTGGGCCGTGCGGACCATCAGGTGCAGATCCGCGGATATCGCGTGGAGCTGGGCGAGGTGGAGAGCGCCTTGCGCATGGTCCCCGGCGTCCGTCATGCCGTTGCGGCCATCGTCGGCGGCGATGCGCCGATCCTTGTTGCCGCGGTGTCGGGTACCCCGGACCGGTCGGCGGATTACGCGACGCTGCTCGCTGACCTGGTCCCCAGCTACATGGTTCCGGCCCGTGTCGAGCTCCTCGATCAGATGCCGTTGACGCCGAACGGGAAGATCGATCGGGGAGCGGTGACCGCCCTGCTCGACGAGGCGGCCACGACCGCCACCGACTCGGCTCCCCGGGATGATCTCGACACAGCCCTCGCCGACCTGATGGCAGGTGTACTGGGCCTGGAATCCATTGGGGTATACGACGACTTCTTCGCTCAGGGCGGCGACTCGGTGCTCGCCACGACAGTCATTGCGCGCGTGCGTGACTGGCTGTCGGTCGAGCACGCGCTCGTCGGAGACCTCTTTGCCACCCGTACCGTCGCCGGACTCGCCGACAGGCTCAAGCAGCGCGAGATCGAACTGGGCACGCCTGACCGTCTGGCCGTAGTCGCCGGGCACTACCTGGAGATCGCGGCGATGACCGATGAGGAGATCCTGGCCGGCACCACCTGA
- a CDS encoding Mce protein gives MIQEWPQGPIPYPGYPVPAPTPSRWATVTIIVAGVIALLALGGCGFLGWKLAGDRREMPSESAEVHTAGGQALEAARAFATLLTNVDYRELDRSTAQVLENSTGDFKNAYAKSSADLRRTMVQNKAKATGLVVESAIQSGSATQVTVLLFIDQSVTNVALSEPRLDRSRVRMTMEKVDGRWLTSKVDLL, from the coding sequence GTGATTCAGGAGTGGCCTCAGGGGCCCATCCCGTATCCGGGATACCCGGTGCCTGCCCCCACACCGAGTCGGTGGGCGACAGTCACGATCATCGTGGCCGGCGTGATCGCCTTGCTTGCCCTGGGCGGGTGCGGATTCCTGGGCTGGAAACTGGCGGGCGATCGACGCGAAATGCCGTCCGAATCGGCGGAAGTGCATACCGCCGGTGGCCAAGCACTCGAGGCGGCTCGGGCGTTTGCGACGTTGTTGACGAACGTCGACTACCGGGAACTGGATCGAAGCACAGCCCAGGTACTCGAGAATTCCACTGGAGACTTCAAGAACGCCTACGCCAAATCCAGTGCCGATCTGCGTCGAACGATGGTTCAGAACAAGGCGAAGGCCACCGGCTTGGTGGTCGAATCGGCGATCCAGTCCGGATCCGCCACACAGGTCACCGTGTTGCTGTTTATCGACCAGTCGGTGACCAACGTCGCATTGTCGGAGCCTCGTCTGGACCGGAGCCGGGTGCGGATGACGATGGAGAAGGTGGACGGTCGCTGGTTGACAAGCAAGGTCGACCTGCTGTGA
- a CDS encoding alpha-hydroxy-acid oxidizing protein, which yields MNFGDFQLQFYAAGALGKVSTLPFTFAELESRAEQTLGEGIFGYVRGGAGDEHTQDANATAFRRYGLVPRMLRDRTARDMSTSFLGRELASPLFICPVGVLGAVRDRGDLLTAAAARDLDVPAMYSTLSSATLEEVAAERGDSYGIFQLYPSSDAELTDNFVRRAEAAGYDALAVTLDTGTLGWRPRDLKHGYLPMLHGHCLANYTSDPRFLEIAGARSAGELTPMHAGLVWASLFSHPGLTWADIDHYRELTKLPIILKGICDVDDVRQAVDRGIDAIAYSNHGGRQANGGVPAIDGLAAAVEAAGPVPVTFDSGVRDGIDVLRAVALGASLVGVARPYVYGLALDGTNGVKHVIQSLLAEADLTMAVNCYLSLNELAVQRLP from the coding sequence ATGAATTTCGGCGATTTCCAGCTCCAGTTCTATGCCGCGGGTGCACTCGGAAAGGTGTCAACCCTTCCCTTCACCTTTGCCGAACTGGAGAGCCGCGCGGAGCAGACGTTAGGCGAGGGAATCTTCGGCTACGTGCGTGGTGGCGCCGGTGATGAGCACACCCAAGACGCCAATGCCACCGCGTTCCGCCGGTACGGGCTGGTGCCCCGGATGCTGCGAGATCGCACGGCCAGAGACATGTCGACCTCGTTTCTGGGGCGCGAACTCGCCAGTCCACTGTTCATCTGCCCGGTAGGTGTGCTGGGTGCGGTCCGCGACCGCGGAGATCTGCTCACGGCGGCAGCGGCCCGGGACCTCGATGTGCCCGCCATGTACTCGACGCTTTCGTCGGCCACCCTGGAAGAGGTCGCGGCCGAGCGCGGCGATTCATACGGAATCTTCCAGCTGTACCCGTCATCGGATGCCGAGCTGACCGACAACTTCGTCCGGCGTGCTGAGGCGGCGGGGTACGACGCTCTGGCGGTGACCCTGGATACCGGCACGCTGGGATGGCGTCCCCGTGATCTCAAACACGGTTATCTGCCGATGCTGCACGGACATTGCCTGGCCAACTACACCTCCGATCCCCGATTTCTCGAGATCGCGGGCGCGCGTTCCGCAGGGGAACTGACGCCGATGCACGCGGGTCTGGTGTGGGCGTCGCTGTTCAGCCATCCCGGGCTCACCTGGGCGGATATTGATCACTATCGAGAACTGACCAAACTGCCGATCATCCTGAAGGGCATCTGCGACGTCGACGACGTTCGGCAGGCGGTAGATCGCGGCATCGATGCCATTGCCTACTCCAATCATGGTGGGAGGCAGGCGAATGGGGGAGTGCCGGCCATCGATGGTCTGGCCGCGGCCGTCGAAGCGGCCGGCCCGGTTCCGGTGACCTTCGACTCCGGCGTGCGTGACGGTATCGATGTCTTACGCGCTGTCGCCCTCGGTGCCAGCCTGGTGGGCGTGGCCCGGCCGTACGTGTACGGGCTGGCGCTGGATGGAACCAACGGCGTCAAACACGTGATCCAGTCGCTACTGGCAGAAGCCGACCTCACCATGGCGGTCAACTGCTATCTTTCGCTCAACGAGTTGGCGGTGCAGCGTCTTCCTTGA
- a CDS encoding trimeric intracellular cation channel family protein — protein MTNSVELHSLVSISHVVLDYLGTLAFAMSAALVAVEKKFDIVGLAVLAMVTAIGGGVIRDLIIGQHPPAAFTSFSHIGIALAAAGLVFLWQPPARLTGWPLQITDALGLAVFCVTGTAIAAHSGLSAPSAALLGALTAIGGGVIRDLLSGETPILLRPDSELYAIPAMLGSSITAFLIHFGIYSDLTGMAAALGAFGLRMLAIRFHWHAPQARRR, from the coding sequence ATGACGAACTCGGTCGAACTGCATTCGTTGGTGTCGATCAGCCATGTGGTCCTTGATTACCTGGGCACCTTGGCCTTTGCGATGTCGGCGGCTCTGGTCGCCGTCGAGAAGAAGTTCGACATCGTCGGGCTCGCGGTGCTTGCCATGGTGACGGCGATCGGCGGTGGGGTAATCCGTGACCTGATCATCGGACAACACCCGCCGGCGGCATTCACGAGTTTTTCCCATATCGGGATCGCGCTTGCCGCAGCGGGATTGGTTTTCCTGTGGCAGCCTCCGGCGAGGCTTACCGGCTGGCCCCTGCAAATCACCGACGCCCTGGGACTAGCGGTCTTCTGCGTGACAGGCACCGCCATCGCGGCCCATAGCGGGCTTTCCGCGCCCTCGGCCGCGCTCTTGGGTGCGCTAACCGCGATCGGAGGCGGAGTCATCCGCGACCTGCTCTCCGGCGAGACACCCATCCTGCTACGGCCGGACAGCGAGCTCTATGCCATCCCCGCCATGCTCGGCTCCAGCATCACCGCATTCCTGATCCATTTCGGTATTTACTCCGATCTCACCGGAATGGCTGCGGCGTTAGGTGCATTCGGGCTGCGCATGCTTGCCATCCGATTCCATTGGCACGCACCACAGGCCCGGAGGCGATAA
- a CDS encoding SagB family peptide dehydrogenase, with protein MSALTYPAGTRFALRDGATCLVTAAGGILLNPPRNEKLTGLSQQQRRVLKTLNSGQATLSELVTDSDSDAIEALIGRLLEGGWLSLTVRDDTHDLYAIQCFGVPGPQPEDATPSGVHLSKFSVLHRDSRGYVLENPRGWCDIRIHDLRLLPLLDGPAGAPAGLGEDLIARFLADLRWGGFLVSNRDEENHEFTSISWSAADLWFHRRSTLGERTITWDHFGPTKWAKGKFPQPAARKPNYPGSPVALPAPDLATLRTQDPTLTAVIEDRISVRAFDDANPITLEQLSELLYRTARTRGARSESEGEELLSRPYPSGGSVYELELYPVVRNVAGLAPGMYHYDSFEHVLRPVADACSTAVKQLLKSTSATLEGGAEPQVLLVMGARAGRVMWTYEQVAYSAILKHVGVLMQTIYLAATAMGLGACAQGFGDTAAFTAAAAVPELQECSVGSMVLGTPAAS; from the coding sequence TTGTCCGCTCTCACCTACCCTGCTGGGACCCGGTTCGCCTTACGTGACGGCGCAACGTGCCTCGTCACAGCTGCGGGCGGGATACTCCTGAACCCGCCGCGCAACGAAAAACTCACCGGGCTGTCGCAGCAACAGCGGCGCGTGCTGAAGACTCTCAACAGCGGGCAGGCGACGCTATCGGAACTGGTAACCGATTCCGATAGCGACGCCATCGAGGCACTCATCGGGCGGCTACTCGAAGGTGGATGGCTTTCGCTGACGGTCCGTGACGACACGCATGACCTCTATGCCATCCAGTGTTTCGGGGTCCCGGGCCCGCAACCCGAAGATGCCACACCATCGGGCGTTCATCTGTCGAAATTCTCCGTGCTGCATCGTGATTCACGCGGATACGTACTCGAGAACCCGCGCGGTTGGTGTGATATCCGCATCCACGATCTGCGTCTGCTTCCCTTGCTCGACGGCCCCGCGGGCGCTCCCGCCGGCCTGGGCGAGGACCTCATCGCGCGGTTCCTGGCGGATTTGCGTTGGGGCGGATTCCTCGTCTCCAACCGTGACGAGGAGAACCACGAGTTCACCTCGATCAGTTGGAGCGCAGCGGACCTGTGGTTCCACCGACGCAGCACCCTGGGAGAACGCACCATCACCTGGGACCACTTCGGTCCCACGAAATGGGCGAAGGGCAAGTTCCCGCAGCCTGCAGCCCGCAAACCCAACTATCCGGGAAGCCCGGTCGCGCTGCCCGCCCCGGATCTGGCGACCCTCCGCACCCAAGACCCCACCCTCACCGCCGTCATCGAAGACCGGATCTCGGTGCGGGCCTTCGATGACGCCAACCCCATTACCCTCGAACAGCTTTCCGAGCTCCTGTATCGCACGGCCCGTACCCGTGGCGCCCGCTCGGAAAGCGAAGGCGAAGAACTGCTGTCGCGCCCCTATCCCTCGGGGGGCAGCGTGTACGAACTGGAGCTGTACCCGGTGGTACGCAACGTCGCCGGACTGGCACCCGGCATGTACCACTACGACTCCTTCGAGCACGTTCTGCGACCAGTGGCCGACGCCTGCTCCACCGCGGTCAAGCAGCTGCTGAAATCGACCTCCGCAACCCTTGAGGGCGGCGCCGAACCACAGGTGCTACTGGTGATGGGCGCGCGTGCCGGCCGAGTGATGTGGACCTACGAACAGGTCGCCTACTCGGCCATCCTCAAGCACGTCGGTGTTCTCATGCAGACCATCTATCTGGCCGCCACGGCCATGGGCCTGGGTGCATGCGCCCAGGGCTTCGGCGATACCGCGGCATTCACCGCTGCCGCAGCCGTTCCGGAGCTGCAGGAGTGCAGTGTGGGCAGCATGGTGCTCGGTACCCCTGCGGCCTCCTGA
- a CDS encoding Mce protein — translation MNEYPAPYAVPPGGQLRIVFASVMVGVAVVALCACGLLGWKLFHDGPIAATQHRVHELREQGRTAAELVTVTVTSIDSGNVDESFAKILELSTGELRDQFAKGSVQLRQLLIDNHATATGTVLASAVQSDTLDTPEKKVVVLLMVDQAITNSQLPDPRIDKSRMKVTMELIDGRWLASRLEYV, via the coding sequence GTGAACGAATATCCGGCGCCCTACGCCGTGCCGCCCGGTGGCCAGCTGCGGATCGTATTCGCCAGTGTGATGGTTGGCGTGGCGGTGGTCGCGTTGTGCGCGTGTGGCCTATTGGGCTGGAAGTTGTTCCACGACGGACCCATTGCGGCGACCCAGCACCGTGTTCACGAGCTGCGTGAGCAGGGCCGGACGGCAGCCGAGCTGGTGACCGTGACGGTGACGTCGATCGATTCGGGCAACGTCGACGAGAGCTTCGCGAAAATCCTTGAACTGAGCACGGGTGAGCTCAGGGACCAGTTCGCGAAGGGCTCCGTGCAGTTGCGTCAGCTGCTGATTGACAATCACGCCACCGCGACCGGCACGGTGCTCGCGTCCGCGGTGCAATCCGACACCCTCGACACGCCTGAGAAGAAGGTGGTCGTTTTGTTGATGGTGGATCAGGCGATCACCAACAGCCAACTTCCTGATCCGCGCATCGACAAGTCCCGAATGAAAGTGACCATGGAGCTGATTGACGGTCGCTGGCTCGCGAGCAGACTCGAATACGTTTAG
- a CDS encoding PAC2 family protein, producing the protein MIRLSNPFSASRSSSPSRRAYAGTVTQSETAQNGLPVLRDPVVVAAFEGWNDAGDAASAALEHLDTTWQATPLMTIDDEDYYDYQVNRPVVRLVKGVTRELEWPGMHISYCSPPGSQRDVVLMHGAEPNMRWRTFCNRLLAIADRLNVSTVVILGALLADTPHTRPVPVSGTAYSPDAAKFFGLEETRYEGPTGIAGVFQDACVNAGIPAVAFWAAVPHYVSQPPNPKATVALLQRVEDVLDVEVPLGDLPEQAEEWEQAVSEMTTEDEEIAEYVQSLEERGDAEVDTTEILSKIDGDALAAEFERYLRRRGPRFGG; encoded by the coding sequence GTGATCCGGCTATCCAATCCATTCTCCGCCAGCCGCAGCTCGTCCCCGTCACGCAGGGCTTACGCTGGCACCGTGACCCAGTCGGAGACCGCCCAGAACGGCCTACCCGTGCTGCGCGACCCGGTGGTGGTTGCCGCATTCGAGGGCTGGAACGACGCCGGAGATGCCGCCAGCGCTGCGTTGGAGCACCTGGATACCACCTGGCAAGCCACTCCGTTGATGACCATCGACGACGAGGATTACTACGACTACCAGGTCAATCGTCCCGTCGTACGGCTGGTCAAGGGTGTCACCCGCGAGTTGGAGTGGCCGGGCATGCATATCTCCTACTGTTCGCCACCCGGCTCGCAGCGCGACGTGGTTCTGATGCACGGTGCCGAACCGAACATGCGCTGGCGCACCTTCTGTAACCGCCTACTGGCCATCGCTGACCGTCTTAACGTCTCGACCGTAGTGATCCTGGGTGCACTATTGGCCGACACTCCACACACCCGGCCGGTGCCCGTGAGCGGTACCGCATACTCCCCCGACGCCGCCAAATTCTTCGGCCTGGAGGAGACCCGATATGAGGGACCCACCGGTATCGCCGGGGTGTTCCAGGACGCGTGTGTGAACGCCGGCATACCGGCCGTAGCCTTCTGGGCCGCAGTACCGCACTACGTATCGCAACCCCCCAATCCAAAGGCGACGGTCGCGCTGCTGCAGCGCGTCGAAGACGTGCTGGATGTCGAGGTGCCGCTCGGAGATCTGCCCGAACAGGCCGAGGAGTGGGAGCAGGCCGTCTCCGAGATGACGACCGAGGACGAAGAGATTGCCGAGTACGTCCAGTCGCTCGAGGAACGTGGCGACGCCGAGGTCGATACCACCGAGATTCTCAGCAAGATCGACGGCGACGCCCTGGCAGCCGAGTTCGAGCGATACCTGCGACGGCGAGGACCACGGTTCGGGGGCTAA